The Centroberyx gerrardi isolate f3 chromosome 19, fCenGer3.hap1.cur.20231027, whole genome shotgun sequence genome has a segment encoding these proteins:
- the cfap90 gene encoding cilia- and flagella-associated protein 90, with protein MDVSLEAQTKPLSALSVFSYIPPRREEAKETSYFNNDSKAPEVCMYDRLFHRAEGYDNRLHRDDRKHSKGRGLDIYKEEKSRDVPVRSSSEYGRRPPPAAYQPGRQYVRVARMKAEFFKKNGIIWNVAEGYGAVVPV; from the exons ATGGATGTGTCACTGGAAGCACAAACAAAACCTCTTTCTGCCTTGTCAGTGTTCAGCTACATCCCGCCACGACGAGAGGAAGCAAAAGAAACGTCTTACTTTAACAACGACTCCAAG GCCCCAGAGGTCTGCATGTATGACCGTTTGTTCCACCGGGCTGAGGGTTATGACAACAGACTGCACCGGgatgacagaaaacacagtAAAGGCAGAGGATTGGACATTTATAAAGAG GAGAAGTCCAGAGATGTCCCGGTCCGATCCTCTTCAGAGTACGGCCGACGCCCTCCTCCTGCCGCTTACCAGCCCGGCCGGCAGTATGTCCGCGTGGCTCGTATGAAAGCCGAATTTTTCAAGAAAAATGGAATCATCTGGAACGTGGCAGAGGGATACGGAGCAGTGGTCCCCGTTTGA